Proteins from a genomic interval of Nocardia sp. BMG51109:
- a CDS encoding putative T7SS-secreted protein — protein MGFLDDIGDAIEKGVEKGAEELGQLADSTLDVVGDGADAIGLDSLGEGLDDLGDDIASATGGNVDEEELGETDDPKELIRGEPAEIGSTARTLKDMARAIDSTGRALRKIDAAEWVGEGADAFNEVYDKQPKLWFDGAEAMTAAAEAMEAWHNEVKTAQGKAADAIEKWKAADAEERRQKTWWNALSGEQQAQTPLVDTWTSMRNEARDILRGARTQRDNGAAVAVSAFAAATEKAPKEPPFTERWMANLSDLRGIREHAELSMAAGLATSFTGLVQFVRQINPTDVYNLTHPAEYAAGLSNLVTGLTVAVADPGATMSAILSDARRNPFEFAGALTGDLLLSVATGGGGGAAKLGISGLKRAAGAGRIGRLAGDAGDLGRRLPDNPAPGTHGSNPQARGNTSAGPAPQPSAGPAPHTNFGHTPDTNPVDAGSRPEPPAPRADTTGGTPSSATSDQPSPQPAAPTQPDFPAPRTEPDLAPAAPTQPDFPAPRTEPDLAPAAPTQPDFPAPRTEPDLAPAAPTQPDFPAPRTEPDLAPAAPTQPDFPAPRTEPDLAPAAPTQPDFPAPRTEPDLAPAAPTQPDFPAPRTEPDLAPAAPTQPDFPAPRTEPDLAPAAPTQPDFPAPRTEPDLAPAAPTQPDFPAPRTEPDLAPAAPTQPDFPAPRTDPDPAPTTRGEPDPFPTHRGDPDPTSAPRTDPAPAPRADPDPPQTRTNPHLEAANPTTHADPPPTTRTEHDSSPNSRSAQDQAPSQHTNPDSPSAARPDANGPTTRTDSDHAPPAHTPDTTPRTNPDSTPQTREDQAHPSTTRPEQSAPTVVPHSPGPHADPGSTPPRTPPDSMPPHKPTPESSSPARASDSPARPHRSLTRAPDPTHQTRTPDNTPTARIPEPTPRGRTPDSTPTARPQPDPAARTRPDSTPSARAAPDSSPTPRPHPTPDNPPTRAHETPPTRTEPDDPAHRPGTRPDHGPDTRTPHHDPDKTPDHGDKRDPEPDDSPKDNNPHERDRDNPTARDRAGDDRNVHDHTRSSGSERDRTPDEKACSKDPVDISTGEFLLPEIDVDLPGVLPLTLRRTHHSNYRFGRWFGPTWSATLDVRLVIEDAGITFLGEDGIMLAYPHAEVGEPAHPLTEGRQWSLTRTETGAYRVWDQRRELIWHFAAEPAMNGLDAQLGNYAVSAITDRHHNRIRFHYDADGVPVEVSHSGGYRVRIASDHGRITGLSLVTNDPDLGELSVPMWEFTYAAGTLVAVTDPAGATTRYTYDAEDRMTSWTDSNGNQMVNTYDESGRVIHQRGSAGILNCDFDYLEFPTGTGRLTQVTDSQGAVTAYGFDRELQLRDLITPDGGRFRYDYNTDRRPLTVTGPDRATSTTYRYNGAGDPTTITRPDGSSIDIEYVWRNRPSTITDADGAVHRREWSDNGDLSAVIDPAGARTEFTYHPTGGLATVVSAGARTTVHTDAAGLPIQYVDPLGGTTHIQRDAAGRPIRIIDAAGSTTHYEWSPAGNLLRRTDPDGHSESWSYDGEGNVLSHTDRAGGVTEYTYGAFDLLRSRTDPDGSLTRFDWDSERRLTAVHNPIGQSWIYEYDKAGRLVAETDYAAATTRYTWDSAGRVATVTPATGTTRYHRHDILGRLTEISTDTGEWIRNTYDPAGRVLSSSTGTGNDPAHTLEFTYSATGLLESERVDDRSPVRHAYDPRSRRIRRTSPTGVDTTWHHDITGRVDRLGIDDHEITFDYNLRGHVTGWRTGEITVTREVTDLGRITQQEVTAFPARLVALDLGQSTRPNPRRLRHDEYDYRPDGYLTAHTTTRPENTPLQRNYTLDTVGRVTTVAHNDRRIEHYTYDPLSNITSAAVESVAVEPPPPSAAPPDSTAAHHDSEISRREYHNNLLIHDGRTRYHYDRAGRLIRKTTAHPSRQPDTWHYRYNGFDQLTDVYTPDYQWWHYTYDALGRRTTKQRLTTTGTVLEQTDYTWDETRLIECTTPETTTHWEYHPDSHTPITQTTDRDTPGREFCAVITDLVGAPTELVDPLTGNTTATATTDLWGHTVWHGTASTPLRFPGQFHDPETGLHYNLHRVYDPDTGRFLTRDPLGLSPAPNPNVYPHNPQVWSDPLGLVEKSCEKTGTPDDDGDRTTPDPDNPAPRDPTPTQPTVHASRLPDTTPATAPDPSTAPSTGRPGTGGSSPNPVSTRPGEQTPFNDSRDRVRDRITPPGRVTNAPLLDPNQSGVRGVLRNDFPLPIPEGELTRIVDGMTESGSPFRDYVYGHPPHQTVVRDYHPRAAEYPKRGGGTFTALRHEQNIIYPPDEAGNVHSVSRSQVGDNVVSTKSINGRHAMTEGVVRHDFAKKDEVDRDADSAESTAATNAGHEGVAPTGTSLQYDGGHASSYRTTLDRGLMNLFAQERDFNRREFRVMENAIADWARSGNGRETRFRIETDPPGVATPERVEVRLKMIDANGNTFRSIPIGFSNHGGTGFSRKELGIRWKEDFQRYTDDHV, from the coding sequence CCTCGGCGACGATATTGCCTCGGCCACCGGTGGCAACGTCGACGAGGAGGAACTCGGCGAGACGGACGATCCCAAGGAACTGATCCGGGGCGAGCCTGCCGAGATCGGCTCCACCGCCCGGACGTTGAAGGATATGGCCCGTGCGATCGACTCCACCGGCCGGGCACTGAGGAAGATCGATGCCGCCGAATGGGTCGGCGAGGGCGCGGACGCGTTCAACGAGGTCTACGACAAGCAGCCGAAGCTGTGGTTCGACGGCGCCGAAGCGATGACCGCGGCGGCCGAGGCCATGGAAGCCTGGCACAACGAGGTGAAGACCGCCCAGGGAAAAGCGGCGGACGCCATCGAGAAATGGAAGGCCGCCGACGCCGAGGAACGCAGACAGAAGACCTGGTGGAATGCGCTGTCCGGCGAGCAGCAGGCGCAGACTCCGCTGGTCGACACCTGGACCTCGATGCGCAACGAGGCCCGCGACATCCTGCGCGGCGCCCGGACGCAGCGCGACAACGGCGCCGCCGTCGCGGTGAGTGCCTTTGCCGCCGCCACCGAGAAGGCGCCGAAGGAACCGCCGTTCACCGAACGCTGGATGGCCAACCTCTCCGACCTGCGCGGAATCCGCGAACACGCGGAGCTGAGCATGGCGGCGGGGCTGGCGACCAGCTTCACCGGGCTCGTGCAGTTCGTCCGCCAGATCAACCCGACCGACGTCTACAACCTGACCCACCCGGCCGAGTACGCGGCCGGCCTGTCGAATCTCGTGACCGGATTGACTGTGGCAGTGGCCGATCCGGGCGCGACGATGTCGGCGATCTTGTCCGACGCGCGGCGCAATCCCTTCGAATTCGCCGGTGCGCTGACCGGTGACCTCCTGCTCAGCGTGGCCACCGGCGGCGGTGGCGGCGCCGCCAAGCTCGGGATCAGCGGTCTCAAGCGCGCCGCCGGTGCCGGCAGGATCGGCCGCCTCGCCGGCGATGCGGGCGACCTCGGCAGACGACTGCCCGACAACCCCGCACCTGGCACCCACGGCTCCAACCCCCAGGCCCGTGGCAACACATCTGCCGGTCCCGCACCACAGCCCAGTGCCGGACCAGCCCCGCATACCAACTTCGGCCACACCCCGGACACGAACCCCGTCGACGCGGGCAGCCGCCCGGAACCCCCCGCGCCACGCGCGGACACCACCGGGGGCACCCCCTCGTCGGCGACATCGGACCAGCCCAGTCCTCAGCCCGCTGCCCCTACACAGCCGGACTTTCCCGCGCCACGTACCGAACCGGACCTCGCACCGGCTGCCCCTACACAGCCGGACTTTCCCGCGCCACGTACCGAACCGGACCTCGCACCGGCTGCCCCTACACAGCCGGACTTTCCCGCGCCACGTACCGAACCGGACCTCGCACCGGCTGCCCCTACACAGCCGGACTTTCCCGCGCCACGTACCGAACCGGACCTCGCACCGGCTGCCCCTACACAGCCGGACTTTCCCGCGCCACGTACCGAACCGGACCTCGCACCGGCTGCCCCTACACAGCCGGACTTTCCCGCGCCACGTACCGAACCGGACCTCGCACCGGCTGCTCCCACACAGCCGGACTTTCCCGCGCCACGTACCGAACCGGACCTCGCACCGGCTGCTCCCACACAGCCGGACTTTCCCGCGCCACGTACCGAACCGGACCTCGCACCGGCTGCCCCTACACAGCCGGACTTTCCCGCGCCACGTACCGAACCGGACCTCGCACCGGCTGCCCCTACACAGCCGGACTTTCCCGCGCCACGTACCGAACCGGACCTCGCACCGGCTGCCCCCACACAGCCGGACTTTCCCGCACCGCGTACCGACCCGGACCCGGCCCCGACCACACGCGGCGAACCCGACCCGTTCCCCACGCACCGTGGAGACCCGGACCCCACATCGGCCCCGCGCACCGACCCTGCCCCGGCTCCCCGCGCGGACCCCGACCCGCCGCAGACGCGCACCAATCCCCACCTGGAGGCGGCCAACCCGACGACCCACGCCGATCCGCCACCGACCACCCGCACCGAGCACGACTCGTCTCCCAACTCCCGATCCGCGCAGGACCAGGCACCGTCCCAGCACACGAATCCGGACAGCCCATCCGCCGCACGCCCCGATGCGAACGGACCCACGACTCGCACGGACTCCGATCACGCGCCACCCGCGCACACCCCCGACACCACCCCGCGCACAAATCCCGACTCGACACCCCAAACACGCGAGGACCAGGCCCACCCATCGACAACACGTCCGGAACAATCCGCACCGACGGTGGTGCCGCACTCCCCGGGACCACACGCGGACCCAGGCTCCACACCGCCGCGCACCCCTCCGGATTCGATGCCGCCACACAAGCCCACCCCCGAATCCAGTTCCCCCGCACGCGCATCCGACTCCCCGGCGCGCCCACACCGATCCCTCACACGCGCACCGGATCCCACACACCAAACACGCACACCCGACAACACCCCAACGGCCCGCATACCCGAGCCCACACCTCGGGGACGAACGCCCGACAGCACACCCACAGCACGCCCACAACCCGATCCAGCAGCACGCACCCGCCCGGATTCGACACCGAGTGCCCGTGCCGCACCAGACTCGTCACCCACACCGAGACCACATCCGACACCCGACAACCCCCCGACACGAGCGCACGAAACGCCGCCGACCAGAACCGAACCTGATGACCCCGCGCACCGTCCGGGCACGCGGCCAGATCACGGCCCGGATACGCGTACCCCGCACCACGATCCGGACAAGACACCGGACCACGGTGACAAACGGGATCCCGAACCAGACGACTCGCCGAAGGACAACAATCCGCACGAGCGCGACCGCGACAATCCGACAGCACGCGACCGCGCGGGCGACGACCGCAACGTGCACGACCATACGCGATCGTCGGGGTCGGAGCGCGACCGGACACCGGACGAGAAGGCCTGTTCCAAGGACCCGGTCGACATCAGTACCGGCGAATTCCTGCTCCCCGAGATCGATGTCGACCTGCCGGGTGTCCTGCCGCTGACACTGCGCCGCACCCACCATTCGAACTACCGCTTCGGCCGCTGGTTCGGCCCGACCTGGTCGGCGACACTGGACGTCCGGCTGGTCATCGAGGACGCGGGCATCACCTTCCTCGGCGAGGACGGAATCATGCTCGCCTACCCACATGCCGAGGTAGGCGAGCCCGCGCACCCGCTCACCGAGGGCCGGCAGTGGTCGCTGACCCGCACCGAGACCGGCGCCTACCGCGTGTGGGACCAGCGACGCGAGCTGATCTGGCATTTCGCGGCCGAGCCTGCGATGAACGGCCTCGATGCCCAACTCGGCAACTACGCCGTCTCGGCGATCACCGACCGCCACCACAACCGGATTCGTTTCCACTACGACGCCGACGGTGTGCCCGTGGAGGTCTCGCACTCGGGCGGCTACCGCGTCCGAATCGCCTCCGACCACGGCCGGATCACCGGCCTGTCCCTCGTAACGAACGATCCCGATCTGGGTGAACTCTCCGTGCCGATGTGGGAATTCACCTATGCCGCAGGAACTCTGGTCGCCGTTACCGACCCGGCAGGCGCCACGACGCGCTACACCTACGACGCCGAAGACCGGATGACCTCCTGGACCGACTCCAACGGCAACCAGATGGTCAACACCTACGACGAGTCCGGTCGTGTGATCCATCAACGCGGCAGCGCCGGAATTCTGAACTGCGACTTCGACTATCTGGAGTTCCCGACTGGCACCGGCCGGTTGACCCAGGTCACCGACTCCCAGGGTGCAGTCACCGCCTACGGTTTCGACCGCGAGTTGCAACTGCGCGACCTCATCACCCCCGATGGCGGTCGATTCCGTTACGACTACAACACCGACCGCAGGCCGCTTACCGTCACCGGTCCCGACAGGGCCACCAGCACCACCTACCGCTACAACGGCGCGGGCGATCCGACGACGATCACTCGCCCCGACGGAAGCTCGATCGACATCGAGTACGTCTGGCGCAACCGGCCCAGCACGATCACGGACGCGGACGGGGCAGTGCACCGCCGCGAATGGTCCGACAACGGTGATCTGTCGGCCGTCATCGATCCCGCCGGAGCCCGTACCGAATTCACCTACCACCCCACCGGCGGCCTCGCCACCGTGGTGTCCGCCGGCGCCCGCACCACCGTGCACACCGACGCCGCCGGACTACCGATCCAGTACGTCGACCCTCTCGGCGGGACCACCCATATCCAACGCGACGCCGCAGGCCGTCCTATCCGAATCATCGATGCTGCCGGGTCGACGACGCACTACGAATGGTCGCCGGCCGGAAATCTGCTCCGCAGAACGGATCCCGACGGTCACAGCGAATCGTGGAGCTACGACGGCGAGGGCAATGTCCTCAGCCACACCGACCGCGCGGGCGGCGTCACCGAATACACCTACGGCGCTTTCGATCTGCTGCGGTCGCGCACAGACCCCGACGGATCACTCACCCGATTCGACTGGGATAGCGAGCGCCGCCTCACCGCCGTCCACAACCCCATCGGCCAGAGCTGGATCTACGAATACGACAAGGCCGGACGGCTGGTCGCCGAAACCGACTACGCCGCGGCCACCACCAGATACACCTGGGACTCGGCCGGCCGTGTCGCCACTGTCACCCCCGCCACCGGCACCACCCGCTATCACCGGCACGACATCCTGGGTCGGCTCACCGAGATCAGCACCGACACCGGCGAATGGATCCGCAACACCTACGACCCGGCCGGCCGAGTCCTCAGCTCCAGCACCGGAACCGGCAACGACCCCGCACACACCCTCGAGTTCACCTACAGCGCAACGGGCTTGCTGGAGTCCGAACGGGTCGATGACCGGTCGCCGGTGCGTCACGCATACGACCCGCGTAGTCGTCGCATCCGCCGCACCAGCCCCACGGGTGTCGACACCACCTGGCACCACGACATCACCGGCCGTGTCGACCGGCTCGGCATCGACGACCACGAAATCACCTTCGACTACAACCTGCGCGGCCACGTCACCGGCTGGCGCACCGGTGAAATCACCGTCACCCGCGAAGTCACCGACCTCGGCCGCATCACCCAGCAAGAAGTGACAGCGTTTCCCGCCCGACTCGTAGCCCTCGATCTCGGGCAGTCCACCCGGCCGAACCCTCGCCGCCTCCGCCACGACGAATACGACTACCGTCCGGACGGCTACCTCACCGCCCACACCACCACCCGCCCCGAAAACACTCCCCTACAACGCAATTACACCCTCGACACCGTGGGCCGAGTCACGACCGTCGCCCACAACGACCGGCGCATCGAGCACTACACCTACGACCCGCTCAGCAACATCACCAGTGCCGCAGTGGAATCCGTAGCCGTGGAACCTCCGCCTCCCTCTGCCGCACCACCCGATTCAACTGCCGCGCATCATGATTCGGAGATCTCACGCCGCGAATACCACAACAACCTGCTCATCCACGACGGCCGCACCCGCTACCACTACGACCGCGCAGGCCGCCTCATCCGCAAAACCACCGCCCATCCATCCCGGCAACCCGACACCTGGCACTACCGCTACAACGGCTTCGACCAACTCACCGACGTCTACACCCCCGACTACCAATGGTGGCACTACACCTACGACGCCCTCGGCCGCCGCACCACCAAACAACGGCTGACCACCACCGGCACCGTCCTCGAACAGACCGACTACACCTGGGACGAAACCCGCCTGATCGAGTGCACGACGCCGGAAACGACAACCCACTGGGAATACCACCCCGACTCCCACACACCGATCACCCAAACCACCGACCGGGACACCCCCGGCCGCGAGTTCTGTGCGGTCATCACCGATCTCGTCGGTGCCCCAACAGAACTCGTCGACCCACTCACCGGCAACACGACCGCCACCGCCACCACAGATCTGTGGGGACACACCGTCTGGCACGGCACAGCAAGCACCCCCCTCCGATTCCCCGGCCAATTCCACGACCCCGAGACCGGCCTGCACTACAACCTGCACCGCGTCTACGACCCGGATACCGGACGATTCCTGACCCGCGACCCCCTCGGCCTCTCCCCAGCACCGAACCCCAACGTCTACCCCCACAACCCGCAGGTGTGGAGCGACCCCCTCGGCTTGGTCGAGAAATCGTGCGAAAAGACAGGAACACCCGATGACGACGGCGATCGAACCACCCCGGACCCCGACAACCCCGCCCCGCGCGACCCCACTCCCACCCAGCCGACCGTCCATGCGAGCCGTCTCCCTGACACCACCCCAGCCACTGCACCCGACCCCAGCACCGCCCCGAGCACCGGACGCCCCGGCACGGGCGGAAGCAGCCCCAACCCGGTCAGCACCCGCCCCGGAGAGCAGACTCCATTCAATGATTCCCGTGACCGAGTGCGGGACCGGATCACCCCACCTGGGCGTGTGACGAACGCACCCCTACTCGATCCCAACCAGTCCGGCGTTCGTGGCGTTTTGCGCAACGACTTTCCGCTACCGATTCCCGAGGGCGAGTTGACACGGATCGTCGACGGGATGACGGAATCCGGTAGTCCGTTCAGAGACTACGTGTACGGACATCCTCCGCATCAGACGGTTGTGCGGGATTACCATCCGCGCGCGGCCGAGTATCCGAAACGTGGCGGTGGGACCTTCACGGCGTTGCGTCATGAACAAAACATCATCTATCCACCCGATGAGGCTGGGAACGTCCATTCGGTGTCGCGGTCGCAGGTTGGCGACAATGTGGTAAGCACCAAATCCATCAATGGTCGTCACGCGATGACCGAAGGTGTCGTGCGCCATGATTTCGCCAAGAAAGATGAGGTCGACCGCGATGCGGACAGCGCCGAGAGCACTGCGGCAACCAATGCTGGACACGAAGGCGTGGCCCCAACGGGCACCAGTTTGCAGTACGATGGCGGGCACGCATCGAGCTACCGAACCACTCTGGACCGAGGGCTGATGAATCTCTTTGCGCAGGAACGTGATTTCAATCGGAGAGAATTCAGGGTGATGGAGAACGCGATTGCCGACTGGGCAAGATCGGGCAACGGCCGGGAGACACGTTTTCGGATAGAGACGGATCCACCGGGCGTCGCCACCCCGGAAAGAGTGGAGGTTCGCCTCAAGATGATCGACGCGAACGGTAATACCTTCCGGTCGATTCCGATCGGCTTCAGCAATCATGGCGGAACTGGTTTCTCACGTAAGGAACTCGGGATCCGGTGGAAAGAAGATTTCCAGAGATACACTGACGATCACGTCTGA
- a CDS encoding tyrosine-type recombinase/integrase, translated as MFTTPDGRTLDPHWVLKEFKRLVAAAELPPIRFHDLRHTATSLMLASGMADIQLGEAAANLSVPTTIIAGRYDRLLPERMSRRIADTMQAAGHRPDYQVWPTGHLGNIEVSLDFS; from the coding sequence ATGTTCACCACACCCGACGGGCGGACACTCGATCCGCACTGGGTGTTGAAGGAGTTCAAGCGGCTCGTTGCCGCTGCGGAGCTGCCACCGATCCGGTTCCACGATCTCCGGCACACGGCCACGTCGCTCATGCTCGCGTCGGGGATGGCCGATATCCAGCTGGGCGAGGCCGCCGCCAACCTGTCTGTCCCCACCACGATCATCGCGGGCCGCTACGACCGGCTGCTGCCCGAACGCATGTCGCGCCGCATCGCCGACACCATGCAGGCCGCCGGCCACCGGCCGGACTACCAGGTCTGGCCCACCGGCCACCTCGGCAATATCGAGGTCAGCCTCGATTTTTCGTGA
- a CDS encoding methyltransferase, producing MNETAGTGVPPESSSVATMIQLLAGFQISQALYVVAELDIATHLDDGPRTIDDLAATCGARPEVLRRLVRSLAPLGIFRGSDEDTVETTPLGAILSTQRPDSLRDIALYWMKTHYLPFGELLNTARTGTPASQLYLGQPFFDWVVAAPGMAELQSRAMAGLTGGLRDRMFENYHLPAGDIVADIGGADGTILARLLRSEPARRGILFDLPEIVETARKKLTELGMTDRIDTVPGDFFESVPSADVYVLAAIMHDWDDASCIRILHSIKSAAAPGARVVLIEGLVPPGDEPHATKLIDLTMLGMNTGKERSATEFAELFAAAGITLDRIVPTPEQYSFIEAHIP from the coding sequence GTGAACGAAACAGCCGGCACCGGCGTGCCGCCGGAATCATCCTCGGTCGCGACCATGATCCAGCTGCTGGCCGGCTTCCAGATCTCGCAGGCGCTGTACGTGGTGGCCGAACTGGATATCGCCACCCACCTCGACGACGGGCCCCGGACCATCGATGATCTCGCGGCCACCTGCGGCGCGCGACCCGAGGTGTTGCGCCGGCTCGTGCGGAGTCTGGCCCCGCTCGGGATCTTCCGCGGGTCGGACGAGGACACGGTGGAGACCACGCCCCTCGGCGCCATTCTGTCCACCCAGCGGCCGGATTCCCTCCGGGATATTGCCCTGTACTGGATGAAGACGCACTACCTTCCGTTCGGCGAGCTGCTGAACACCGCCCGGACCGGCACGCCGGCCTCCCAGCTGTATCTGGGGCAGCCCTTCTTCGATTGGGTCGTCGCGGCCCCCGGCATGGCCGAGTTGCAGAGCCGGGCGATGGCCGGTTTGACCGGCGGGCTGCGCGACCGGATGTTCGAGAACTACCACCTTCCCGCAGGCGATATCGTCGCCGATATCGGCGGAGCCGACGGCACTATTCTGGCCCGCCTGCTGCGTTCCGAGCCGGCTCGCCGCGGAATCCTCTTCGACCTGCCCGAGATAGTCGAGACCGCGCGGAAGAAGCTCACGGAGCTCGGGATGACCGATCGCATCGACACTGTTCCCGGGGACTTCTTCGAGTCCGTACCGTCCGCCGATGTCTACGTGCTGGCCGCGATCATGCACGACTGGGACGACGCCTCCTGTATCCGCATCCTGCACTCCATCAAGAGCGCCGCGGCGCCGGGAGCGCGGGTGGTGCTGATCGAGGGCCTCGTTCCACCCGGCGACGAACCGCACGCCACCAAACTGATCGACCTGACCATGCTCGGCATGAACACCGGCAAGGAACGCAGCGCCACCGAGTTCGCGGAGCTCTTCGCCGCCGCCGGGATCACCCTGGATCGGATCGTGCCCACACCGGAGCAGTACTCGTTCATCGAGGCGCACATTCCGTAA
- a CDS encoding IS5 family transposase (programmed frameshift), translating to MADALSQRLVPDELWELAEPLLPEFRPRPQGGGIAAVDQRAVFTAVVYVLTSGCAWRMLPPSFGVSVPTAHRRFTVWTEAGVWRRLHRAVLDELGGDGLIDWSRAVIHAASVRAKKGRSTGPNPTDRGKPGPKRHILSDRAGVPLAVAVSAADVHDSHALEPLVEAIPAVRSRRGPRRRRPGKLHADKACDRPELRLWVHRRGMAVRIARKGIESTERLGRHRWVIERSVSWLTGYHRLNIRYDRKGIHYLGFLTLAAALTCFKKLAKARQTM from the exons GTGGCAGATGCGTTGTCGCAGCGGCTGGTGCCGGACGAGTTGTGGGAGCTGGCAGAGCCGCTGCTGCCGGAGTTCCGCCCGCGTCCGCAGGGTGGTGGTATCGCTGCGGTGGACCAGCGGGCGGTGTTCACGGCGGTGGTGTACGTGCTGACCAGCGGTTGTGCGTGGCGGATGCTGCCGCCATCGTTCGGTGTGAGCGTGCCGACGGCGCATCGCCGGTTCACCGTATGGACCGAAGCCGGGGTCTGGCGGCGGCTGCACCGTGCAGTGCTCGACGAGCTGGGCGGTGACGGATTGATCGATTGGTCGAGGGCGGTGATCCACGCGGCGAGCGTGCGGGCGAAAAAGGGACGATCC ACCGGTCCGAATCCGACCGACCGCGGCAAGCCCGGCCCGAAACGGCACATCCTGTCCGATCGGGCCGGAGTTCCTCTGGCGGTGGCGGTTTCGGCCGCCGACGTCCACGACTCACACGCGCTCGAACCACTCGTCGAGGCGATACCGGCGGTGCGGTCGCGGCGCGGCCCGCGACGGCGCCGGCCCGGCAAGCTGCACGCGGACAAAGCCTGCGACCGGCCCGAGCTACGCCTGTGGGTGCACCGCCGCGGAATGGCAGTCCGTATCGCCCGCAAGGGAATCGAGTCCACCGAGCGGCTCGGCCGTCATCGATGGGTGATCGAACGAAGCGTCTCGTGGCTCACCGGCTACCACCGGCTCAACATCCGCTACGACCGCAAGGGAATTCACTATCTGGGTTTCCTGACACTCGCAGCAGCACTCACCTGCTTCAAGAAACTCGCGAAGGCAAGACAGACCATGTGA
- a CDS encoding IS701 family transposase yields the protein MDEDLAAWVAGLDELFGRVAGRFLRAEPRLRARAYVRGLLAPLAGKNGWTLAEAAGERTPDGMQRLLHAAAWDADGVRDDVRSYAVEHLGDPDGVLVVDETGFLKKGTKSAGVQRQYSGTAGRIENCQLGVFCAYTGSRGRTLIDRELYLPKSWTEDRQRCREASVPEGVVFATKATLAKNMLARALDAGVPARWVTADEAYGGDGKFRAWLDDRRIGYVVAVPRSQTIPSTAGCTRADHLVTQAPSQAWKRRSCGAGAKGPRMFDWAVASLPVYEWTTAAGWGRWLLARRALTPTTKGEFEIAYYMCCAPTGTSDNELIRVAGSRWAVEDCFQTAKTEVGLDQYHVRHYDAWYRHITLAMLAHTYLAVTAAIAPKALAAASSRSPSAKTDVSWHT from the coding sequence GTGGATGAAGATCTGGCTGCGTGGGTGGCCGGGCTGGATGAGTTGTTCGGGCGGGTGGCGGGCCGGTTTTTGCGGGCGGAGCCGCGGTTGCGGGCACGGGCGTATGTGCGGGGCTTGTTGGCGCCGCTGGCCGGGAAGAACGGGTGGACGCTGGCAGAAGCAGCTGGTGAGCGCACGCCGGACGGAATGCAGCGGTTGTTGCACGCGGCAGCGTGGGATGCGGATGGTGTGCGTGATGATGTGCGCTCCTATGCCGTCGAGCACCTCGGTGATCCGGACGGGGTGCTGGTCGTGGACGAGACCGGGTTCTTGAAGAAGGGCACGAAATCGGCTGGGGTGCAACGGCAATACTCCGGGACGGCGGGCCGGATCGAGAATTGCCAGTTGGGGGTGTTCTGCGCCTATACCGGCAGCAGAGGGCGGACGCTGATCGATCGGGAGTTGTATCTGCCGAAGTCGTGGACCGAGGATCGGCAGCGGTGCCGTGAGGCGAGCGTGCCCGAGGGCGTCGTGTTCGCGACCAAGGCGACGCTGGCAAAGAATATGCTGGCCAGGGCTCTGGATGCGGGAGTGCCGGCGCGGTGGGTGACCGCCGATGAGGCCTACGGCGGCGACGGCAAGTTCCGGGCATGGCTCGACGATCGCCGGATCGGGTATGTCGTCGCTGTCCCACGCAGTCAGACAATCCCCAGCACTGCCGGCTGCACGCGCGCGGACCACCTTGTCACACAAGCACCTTCACAAGCATGGAAACGGCGTAGCTGCGGCGCCGGAGCGAAAGGGCCACGGATGTTCGACTGGGCGGTGGCCTCTCTGCCGGTCTATGAATGGACCACCGCCGCGGGCTGGGGTCGCTGGCTCCTGGCACGACGGGCGCTGACTCCGACTACCAAGGGAGAGTTCGAGATCGCCTACTACATGTGCTGCGCACCCACGGGCACCAGCGACAACGAACTGATCCGGGTCGCCGGGTCCCGATGGGCCGTGGAGGACTGCTTCCAGACTGCGAAAACCGAGGTCGGACTCGACCAATACCACGTCCGCCACTACGACGCCTGGTACCGCCACATCACCCTGGCCATGCTCGCCCACACCTACCTCGCCGTCACCGCCGCCATCGCCCCAAAAGCATTGGCAGCGGCCTCATCCCGCTCACCCTCGGCGAAAACCGACGTCTCCTGGCACACCTGA